Genomic window (Balnearium lithotrophicum):
CAAGAGGGACTTAAAGGGAGTAAAGGTTATAGAGGAGCTCTCAAAAGGGCTTTCTAAGGACAGCTCCTTTGTTTACGAACTTCTTAACATAGTTAAGAGGTGTTTTGCCACTCAGATGGAGGATATTTTCTACTTAAATGCATCAATTGCTGCTCTGAGCCACTTGGATTTGAACAACTTTCTCTTTAAAAAGGTTCAAAGGGAGATGGAAAATAAGGCCTTTGACTGGCAGTTACCCTTTGAGACAAAGATAAACATTCTCTACTTCTGTTATAAGAACAGGGAGAAACTGAATGGAACTCCCCTGTCAATCTTTCCCTACCTAATGGTCACCTACATAAGAAACAGAAAGGTTTCAGAGGGAGAAAAGAACTTTGTAAGAACCGTTGCCGAAGAATTTTTTAAACTTAATTCCTAAAAAGATTAAAGGAGTAAAACGCAGCTAAAAAAGGGAGGTATGTACAGAACATACTCTTTTAAAACTCTACGCAGGATAATCCGTTAAAATTAAAACTTAACCTTCAAAGATTAGGAGGTAATGTTGAAATTCCTTCTTGAATTCATAGCAACAGGTTTTTTCTCTGGAAAGCTGCCAAAAATGCCGGGGACTTGGGGGTCGATACTTGCATCTATCCTATGTTACTTTTTCTGGCCTTCTAACTTGACATATCAAATATTAATTATCATCGTAACTTTTAGTCTGAGTGTTCTTTCTTCTGATTTTGTATCCAAACAGCTGAGAGAGAAAGACCCTGATATCGTTGTTATTGATGAGATTTTAGGTATTGAGATTACATTTTTAGGATTAAATGTCTACCATGACATAAAACTCGCATTCTTAGGTCTCTTAATATTTAGAGTTATTGATATAATAAAACCCCCTCCAATTCCCTGGTTTGAGAGACTACCAGGTGGCTGGGGAATAACTGTAGATGATGCTGTAGCAGGTATCGTTTCCAATTTTTTGTTAAGACTCGTTGGAGGTCTTATTTATGTTTAAAAAGGTTCTAATTGCAA
Coding sequences:
- a CDS encoding phosphatidylglycerophosphatase A family protein; the encoded protein is MLKFLLEFIATGFFSGKLPKMPGTWGSILASILCYFFWPSNLTYQILIIIVTFSLSVLSSDFVSKQLREKDPDIVVIDEILGIEITFLGLNVYHDIKLAFLGLLIFRVIDIIKPPPIPWFERLPGGWGITVDDAVAGIVSNFLLRLVGGLIYV